GCCCGGTGCGCGGGGGCAGGCCCGCGGCGCCGGACGCGAGCCGCAGCCCCTCCCACACGCTCACCTGATTGGCGGTCAGGACCGGCTTGCCGACCCGCTCCTCCAGTTCGTCCAGCCAGGCGACGGTGTGCAGTGCGGTGTCGGGCACCAGCACCGCCTCGGCGTCCGGATGGTCGTTGGCCGCGACGAACGCGAGGACCTCGTCGCGTCCCAGGGTGCCGACCTCGGCGGCGGTGACGATGCCCCGGCAGGACAGCGCCGCCACCTCGATGCCGGCGTGCCCGAGGAACTCCACGAACCGCTCGGCGACGTCGGAGGGGTAGGTCGCGGCGACCGCGACCCGGGTCACGCCGAGGGCGCGCGCGGCGTTCACGAACGCGAACGACGTGCTGGACGCGGGGACGCCCGCGACCTCACCGACGCCCGCGACCTGCCGCGCCGCGCCGTCCCAGCCGAACACGAAGCTTCCGCTCGTGCACGCCCACACCGCCGACCCGACGTCCATGCCGCGCAGGGCGCGGGCGCCCTCGGCCAGCACGTCGGCCCCGCCCACGTCCAGCAGCGCGTCGACGCGGTGGGCGTCCTCGCGCATCAGCGTGTGCACGACCGGCAGCCGCACGCCGCCGATGGCGCGCTCGATGGCCGGGTAGTCGTCCTCGGCGCTGTGGCCGGGGTAGAGGAACCCGGCGCTCAACCCGTTCTGATGCATGGAACCGTCAATCCTACCTTTGCGCTCCATTGACGATCAGGCCGCCGTGGACGGGGCAAGCTGCACCAGCGACTGGCCCGGACCGGCCGCCGAGCGGCCCATCGCGCGCAGGGCCGAGCACATCGTGACCTGGTTGGCGGTGAGGACGGGCTTGCCGATCATCTGTTCCAGCGGCGCGATGATGTCGTAGGTCGGCACGTTGGTGCAGCTGATGAAGACGGCCTCGGCCTCGGGGACGTCCACCGTCGACACCGCCGACACGATCTCCCCGTAGCCGACCTTCCAGATGTGGCTGAGCAGCCCCATCCCGACCGACGACACGACCTCGATGTCGTACTCGCCCAGAAACGACACCAGCCGCTCGGTGACCGAGTCGATGTACGGGGTCACGACCGCGATGCGGCCGACGTCGAGGAGCCGGAGCGACTCCACCAGCGCGCCCGACGTCGTCGTGGACACCGGCGCTCCGGCGGCCAGCATCGACTGGTGCAGCTGCAGCTCGCCGGCCTTCCCGCCGATGAAGCTTCCGGAGGCACAGGCGTAGGCGACGGCGAGCGGCTCGGGCGCCAGCACGTCGCGGGTGGCCTGCCGGACGATCGACTGGTCCGACAGCGCGGAGGCCATCTCCACGGTGACCGGCACCGGCACGTAGGGCAGGCGGGTCATGAACAGCGACACGTCGTCGGGCGTCCACCGCCACAGCTCGCGGTCCAGGGCGAAGTCGAAGGGCGCGACCACGCCGATGCCGTGCTGGGCGAGCAGCTCGGGGCCGACGACCAGCGTGGGGTCGAATGCCATTTGCGCGCCCACCGATCTAGGACTCGGCTCGGGCGTAGACCAGGCGCTCGCCGACGCTGCCGGAGCGCCAGACGTCGTTGCACGCCTCGGCCATCCGGTCGAGACCGTCGACGATCGTCGCGTACACGTTTCCGGGGACCCAGCCGACGTCCCCGTTGAGCAGCAGGTTGTTGCGTCCGTAGAAGATGGCCAGGTCGATCACGCCCGGCAGGGTGTGGATGTTCTTCTCTTCTTTGAACCTGCGGTCCAGCATGCCGCCGGAGAATGAGAAGAAGACGACGTCCCCGGGAATAGGGGTGACGGTGGGGTTCTCGAGGCCGATCTCTTCCTCGCAGAAGTTCTCGACCATCGTGTAGACCTCGTTGCGCGCGTACTTGGCGTGGTAGGCGTCGCCACCGAGGGGAAGTGCGTTCCAGACCGCCTCGCAGGTCCGCGGGGCGTCCTTCTCCAGCAGTTCCGCGACGCATGAGACGCCGCGGCGCTCCAGAGTGATGGTCATGAGCTTGGGCATGCTGGACCTCCCCGTGGACAGGGGTGGGCGAGAACGTCGCCACCCGAAGGACTCTTCCGTTAGAGCGCTCTGGGATCCGTCCTGGCCTTGCGTGGGCAGGTTGCGACGGTCTTGCAGCACACGATTTCTCAGTGCGGTGGCCGGGGCCGCAGCCGACCGCGCTGATTGTTGACAATCCTACGAACTGTTCCTAGCGTGTCAATGCCCCTCCGAGTTGCCTTCACGTAAACTCTGGAACCCCGAAAGTGGCGCCGATGGAGCATGTTCCGCCCGCACCCGAAGGTCCGCCTGACGTGGTGGTCCTCATTGGGGACGTCCATCCGCGCGGCATGGATGACGTGGAGCGCCGGGCGAATGTTCGTTACGTCCGCGAAACAGAGCTCGCGGACGCCCTTCCGGGCGCCGACGTCCTGTTCATGTGGGACTTCCTCTCCGAGGCGCTCGCCGGGGCGTGGCCGCGGTCCGGCGGCCCGGCCTGGGTCCACATCGCGAGCGCGGGCGTCGACCGGCTCCTCTTCCCCGGCCTGGTCGAGAGCGACACGGTCGTCACCAACTCGCGGGGCGTCTTCGACGAGCCGATCGCCGAGTACGTCCTCGGCCTGGTGCTGACCTTCGCCAAGGACCTGCACACGACCGTCCGGCTCCAGGCCGGGCGCCGCTGGCGGCACCGCGAGACCGAGCGGATCACCGGCGCCCGCGCGCTGGTCGTCGGCACCGGCCCGATCGGCCGCGCGATCGGCCGCCGCCTGTCGGCCGCGGGGCTGGCGGTCTCCGGGGCCGGCCGCACGGCGCGCGACGCCGACCCCGACCTCGGCGTCGTCCACCCGATGGAGCGGCTCGACGAGGCGCTCGCCGAGGCCGACTACGTGGTGCTGGCCGCGCCGCTGACCCCGCAGACCCGCGGCATGATCGACGCCGCCGCGCTGGACCGGATGCGGCCGTCGGCGCGGCTGATCAACGTGGGGCGCGGCGCGCTGGTGGCGGAGGCCGACCTGGTCAAGGCGCTGCGCGACGGCCGGATCGCGGGCGCGGCGCTCGACGTCTTCGAGGACGAGCCGCTTCCGGAGTCGTCCCCGCTCTGGGACATGCCGAACGTCGTCGTGTCCCCGCACATGTCCGGCGACGTGGTCGGCTGGCGGGACGAGCTGGTCCGCCTGTTCGCCGCCAACTTCGACCGCTACGTCGCCGGCCGCCCGCTGCACAACGTGGTCGACAAGCGGCTCGGCTACGTGGGTTCGCCCGCGCGCTGAACAAGGGGGAGCAGTGACCGTGACCAAGACCGACGCGGCGGACCTGTCCGCGACCGAGCTGCTGGCGGAGTACGAGGCCGGGACGCTGTCCCCGGTCGAGGCCGCGCAGGCCGTCCTCGACCGGATCGAGCGCGAGAACCCCCGGCTCAACGCGTTCTGCCTCGTCGACGAGGAGACCACGCTCGGCATGGCCCGCGAGGCGGCGGACCGGCGGGCGCGGGGCGCGACGCTCGGCCCGCTGGACGGCGTGCCCGTCTCCATCAAGGACGTCCTGCTCACCCGCGGCTGGCCGACGCTGCGCGGCTCCACGACGATCGACCCGGCGGGCCCGTGGGACGAGGACGCGCCGGCGGTCGCGCGGCTGCGCGAGCAGGGCGCGGTGTTCGTCGGCAAGACGACCACGCCGGAGTTCGCGTGGAAGGGCGTGACCGACGGCCCGCTCAACGGCGTCACCCGCAACCCGTGGGACGCCTCCCGCACGCCGGGCGGGTCGAGCGGCGGCGCGGCGGCCGCCGTCGCGGCGGGCATGGCGCCGCTGGCCCTCGGCACGGACGGCGGCGGCTCGGTGCGCATCCCCGCCGCGTTCACCGGCACCTTCACCATCAAGCCCACCTACGGCCGCGTCCCGCACTACCCGGCGAGCCCGTTCGGGACGCTGGCGCACGTCGGCCCGATGACGAACACCGTCGCGGACGCGGCGCTGCTGCTCGACGCGATCTGCGGCCCCGACGGCCGCGACTGGTCCGCGCTGCCGCCGCCGGACGTCCCGTTCGCCGAGGACGGCCCGGACGACCTGACCGGCCTGCGCGTCGCGTTCAGCCCCGACCTCGGCTTCGCGGACGTCGACCCGGAGGTCGCCGCGGCCGTGGCCGCGGCCGCGGAGACCTTCGCCGAGCTGGGCGCGAAGGTCGAGGCGGCCGACCCCGGTTTCGGCGACCCCGTCGAGGAGTTCGAGGTCCTGTGGTTCGCGGGCGCCGCGAAGGTCGTCGAGCACCTGACGCCGGAGGCCCGCGCGCGACTCGACCCGGGGCTGCGGGAGATCTGCGAGCAGGGCGCGAGGTACTCGGCGCAGGAGTACCTGGCCGCCACGGCCCGCCGGATGGAGCTGGGCCGCATCATGGGCCTGTTCCACGAGCGCTACGACCTCCTGCTCACCCCGACGATGCCGATCGCGGCGTTCGAGGCGGGGGTGGAGGTCCCGCCCGGCTCGGCGTCCCCGCGCTGGACGGGCTGGACCCCGTTCACCTACCCGTTCAACATGACGCAGCAGCCGGCCGCGAGCCTGCCGTGCGGCTTCACGTCGGACGGGCTGCCGATCGGCCTCCAGGTCGTCGGCGCCCGGCACGCCGACGCCCTGGTCATGTCCGCCTGCCACGCCTTTGAGCGGGCCCGCCCGTGGCCCGCCCTCGGGGGTCTGGGGGTCGTCCCCCAGAGGTGAGGTAGCGGTCAGTCGAAGGTGATGACCGCGCGGCCCCGGTGGACCCCGCCGTCCATGTCGGCGAGGATGCCCGGCGCGTCGTCCAGCCGGACGGGTGTGACCTCGGGGACGATCCCGTGCGCCGCGGCGAAGGCGAGAGTGTCGCGCAGGTCGTGCGGGGAGCCGGACGGCACGCCCATCACCCGCAGCCGGTTGGTGACGAGGGCGGCGGGCGGCACCTCCACGTTGTCGGCGCCGAAGCCGAGGTAGAGCAGGGTTCCGTCCGGGCGCAGGCCGCCGAACGCAGCGAGGCCCGTGCGGGTGTCGGGGGCGGTGTTCATGACGACGTCCGCGCCGCCCCATTGCCGCAGCGCTTCGGCCGGGTCCTGCTCGGAGGCGGCGACGAACAGCTCGGCGCCGAAGCGGCGGGCCTCGTCCTCGGCGCGGCGCGACCGGGACACCACGGCGACGCGGGCGCCCATCGCGGCGGCGAACCGGACGGCCATCGTCCCGACGCCGCCGGTGCCGAGGACGGCGACCTTCGACCCGGCGGTCGCGCCGACGTGCCGCAGCCCGTTGAACGCGGTGATCCCGGCGCACATCAGCGGGGCGCCGGCCACGGGGTCGAGCCCGTCGGGCAGCGGGGTGACGAACCCGGCGCGGCCCACGAAGTACTCGGCGTAGCCGCCGTCGCGGTTGACGCCGGTGACGGGCCGGGGCGCGCCGGTGCACAGGATCTGGTCGCCGCGGGCGCACTGGTCGCAGTGGCCGCACGACCCGTACGGCCATGCGGCGCCGACGGGGGTGCCGACCTCGGGCCGGTCGACGCCCTCGCCGAGCGCGGCGACCACGCCGCTGATCTCGTGTCCGGGGACGACCGGGAACGTCCCGAACGGGTAGTGGCCGCGCAGGTGGTTGACCTCGGAGTAGCACATCCCGCACGCGGTGACCTTGACGAGGATCTCGCCGGGGC
The sequence above is drawn from the Actinomadura hallensis genome and encodes:
- a CDS encoding DUF3830 family protein → MTITLERRGVSCVAELLEKDAPRTCEAVWNALPLGGDAYHAKYARNEVYTMVENFCEEEIGLENPTVTPIPGDVVFFSFSGGMLDRRFKEEKNIHTLPGVIDLAIFYGRNNLLLNGDVGWVPGNVYATIVDGLDRMAEACNDVWRSGSVGERLVYARAES
- a CDS encoding maleate cis-trans isomerase family protein, whose translation is MHQNGLSAGFLYPGHSAEDDYPAIERAIGGVRLPVVHTLMREDAHRVDALLDVGGADVLAEGARALRGMDVGSAVWACTSGSFVFGWDGAARQVAGVGEVAGVPASSTSFAFVNAARALGVTRVAVAATYPSDVAERFVEFLGHAGIEVAALSCRGIVTAAEVGTLGRDEVLAFVAANDHPDAEAVLVPDTALHTVAWLDELEERVGKPVLTANQVSVWEGLRLASGAAGLPPRTGLGRLFAAPAAVPAGVAEEGRDTWQL
- a CDS encoding amidase, whose protein sequence is MTVTKTDAADLSATELLAEYEAGTLSPVEAAQAVLDRIERENPRLNAFCLVDEETTLGMAREAADRRARGATLGPLDGVPVSIKDVLLTRGWPTLRGSTTIDPAGPWDEDAPAVARLREQGAVFVGKTTTPEFAWKGVTDGPLNGVTRNPWDASRTPGGSSGGAAAAVAAGMAPLALGTDGGGSVRIPAAFTGTFTIKPTYGRVPHYPASPFGTLAHVGPMTNTVADAALLLDAICGPDGRDWSALPPPDVPFAEDGPDDLTGLRVAFSPDLGFADVDPEVAAAVAAAAETFAELGAKVEAADPGFGDPVEEFEVLWFAGAAKVVEHLTPEARARLDPGLREICEQGARYSAQEYLAATARRMELGRIMGLFHERYDLLLTPTMPIAAFEAGVEVPPGSASPRWTGWTPFTYPFNMTQQPAASLPCGFTSDGLPIGLQVVGARHADALVMSACHAFERARPWPALGGLGVVPQR
- a CDS encoding alcohol dehydrogenase catalytic domain-containing protein, which gives rise to MRSAILPAPVKPLELVEREVPEPGPGEILVKVTACGMCYSEVNHLRGHYPFGTFPVVPGHEISGVVAALGEGVDRPEVGTPVGAAWPYGSCGHCDQCARGDQILCTGAPRPVTGVNRDGGYAEYFVGRAGFVTPLPDGLDPVAGAPLMCAGITAFNGLRHVGATAGSKVAVLGTGGVGTMAVRFAAAMGARVAVVSRSRRAEDEARRFGAELFVAASEQDPAEALRQWGGADVVMNTAPDTRTGLAAFGGLRPDGTLLYLGFGADNVEVPPAALVTNRLRVMGVPSGSPHDLRDTLAFAAAHGIVPEVTPVRLDDAPGILADMDGGVHRGRAVITFD
- a CDS encoding D-2-hydroxyacid dehydrogenase, encoding MEHVPPAPEGPPDVVVLIGDVHPRGMDDVERRANVRYVRETELADALPGADVLFMWDFLSEALAGAWPRSGGPAWVHIASAGVDRLLFPGLVESDTVVTNSRGVFDEPIAEYVLGLVLTFAKDLHTTVRLQAGRRWRHRETERITGARALVVGTGPIGRAIGRRLSAAGLAVSGAGRTARDADPDLGVVHPMERLDEALAEADYVVLAAPLTPQTRGMIDAAALDRMRPSARLINVGRGALVAEADLVKALRDGRIAGAALDVFEDEPLPESSPLWDMPNVVVSPHMSGDVVGWRDELVRLFAANFDRYVAGRPLHNVVDKRLGYVGSPAR
- a CDS encoding maleate cis-trans isomerase family protein; protein product: MAFDPTLVVGPELLAQHGIGVVAPFDFALDRELWRWTPDDVSLFMTRLPYVPVPVTVEMASALSDQSIVRQATRDVLAPEPLAVAYACASGSFIGGKAGELQLHQSMLAAGAPVSTTTSGALVESLRLLDVGRIAVVTPYIDSVTERLVSFLGEYDIEVVSSVGMGLLSHIWKVGYGEIVSAVSTVDVPEAEAVFISCTNVPTYDIIAPLEQMIGKPVLTANQVTMCSALRAMGRSAAGPGQSLVQLAPSTAA